In Thermosynechococcus sichuanensis E542, a single genomic region encodes these proteins:
- the thrC gene encoding threonine synthase, producing the protein MTATLTSTTEAAYFTHLKCKECGAEYEPQAIHVCEYCFGPLEVKYDLNRLATEVSRSSIEAGPQSIWRYRPFLPVTSANPIDVGTGMTPLVKAQRLARRLGLKHLYIKNDAVNMPTLSFKDRVVSVALTRARELGFTTVSCASTGNLANSTAAIAAHAGLDCCVFIPADLEAGKVLGTLIYGPTVMAVEGNYDQVNRLCSEVANTHGWGFVNINLRPYYSEGSKTLGYEVVEQLGWQLPDHIVAPLASGSLFTKIYKGFREFVEVGLVADKPVRCSGAQAVGCSPIAQAYAEGRDFVAPVKPNTIAKSIAIGNPADGVYALDIARKTNGAIAAATDEEIVAGIKLLAETEGIFTETAGGTTIAVLKKLVEAGTIDPEEVTVVYITGNGLKTQEAVQNDIGQPLTIEPKLASFERALERSRTLERLDWQPVLV; encoded by the coding sequence ATGACCGCAACGTTGACCTCCACCACCGAAGCCGCTTACTTTACCCACCTCAAATGCAAAGAGTGTGGCGCCGAGTACGAACCCCAAGCCATTCATGTCTGCGAATACTGTTTCGGGCCACTTGAAGTAAAGTACGACCTGAACCGACTGGCCACAGAAGTGAGTCGCAGCAGCATTGAAGCGGGGCCGCAGTCCATTTGGCGCTACCGTCCCTTTTTGCCCGTGACATCGGCAAACCCCATTGATGTGGGCACAGGGATGACTCCCCTCGTCAAAGCCCAGCGGCTGGCACGGCGGCTCGGACTCAAGCATCTGTACATCAAAAACGATGCGGTGAATATGCCCACCCTGAGCTTTAAGGATCGGGTGGTGTCGGTGGCGTTGACGCGGGCGCGGGAATTGGGTTTTACGACAGTCTCCTGTGCCAGTACCGGCAATTTGGCGAATTCAACGGCAGCGATCGCGGCCCACGCAGGGCTAGATTGCTGTGTCTTTATTCCAGCGGATTTGGAAGCGGGTAAGGTCTTGGGGACGCTCATCTATGGGCCAACGGTGATGGCCGTTGAGGGCAACTACGACCAAGTGAATCGCCTGTGCTCGGAAGTGGCCAATACCCACGGGTGGGGGTTTGTCAATATCAATTTGCGCCCCTACTATTCAGAAGGGTCAAAGACGCTTGGTTATGAGGTGGTTGAACAGTTGGGCTGGCAGCTTCCTGACCACATTGTGGCGCCCTTGGCTTCTGGCTCTCTGTTCACGAAAATTTACAAGGGCTTCCGCGAATTTGTGGAAGTGGGTCTGGTGGCTGATAAACCCGTGCGCTGTAGTGGTGCCCAAGCGGTGGGCTGCTCCCCCATTGCCCAAGCCTATGCTGAGGGGCGCGATTTTGTGGCACCGGTGAAGCCTAACACCATTGCTAAGTCCATTGCCATTGGTAACCCCGCCGATGGTGTCTATGCCCTCGACATTGCCCGCAAAACCAATGGGGCGATCGCTGCGGCCACCGATGAAGAAATTGTCGCAGGCATTAAACTCCTAGCGGAAACGGAGGGTATTTTCACGGAAACCGCTGGCGGCACCACAATTGCCGTTCTCAAAAAGCTGGTGGAAGCAGGCACCATTGATCCAGAGGAAGTGACCGTGGTCTATATCACCGGCAATGGCCTGAAAACCCAAGAGGCGGTGCAAAACGACATTGGTCAACCCCTGACCATTGAACCCAAGTTGGCCAGCTTTGAGCGTGCCTTGGAGCGATCGCGCACCCTCGAACGGTTGGATTGGCAACCGGTATTGGTCTAG
- a CDS encoding zinc-dependent alcohol dehydrogenase — MKAAVLYGKEDVRIETVADPTPGPGEVVIRVQAATTCGTDLKVWRRGGHARMLTPPILFGHEAAGEIVALGAGVTGWQVGDRVVANNSAPCGQCFYCQRQAFSLCPHLEFNNGTFAEYLKIPASIVRQNLLRIPESLSFALAALTEPLACVLHGVARSGFDPAMVEMWPSPPQIVVLGDGAIGLMFMGVLAQQGARVLAFGGSDQRLAIARTFGAEQTINHHQCSDIPAVVKDWTEGRGADIVIEATGVPEVWETAIACGRPGATINLFGGCPRETSIRVDTERLHYEELTLKGVFHNTPTFVRQALELIASGTLPFEKLISGQAPLAEIESVLQAMKARQVIKVALHP; from the coding sequence ATGAAAGCAGCAGTGCTCTACGGCAAAGAAGATGTGCGCATTGAAACCGTGGCCGATCCCACGCCGGGTCCCGGAGAAGTGGTGATTCGTGTTCAGGCCGCAACCACCTGTGGTACGGATTTGAAGGTATGGCGGCGCGGCGGTCATGCGCGGATGCTAACGCCACCGATTCTCTTTGGTCATGAAGCAGCCGGGGAAATTGTTGCCCTAGGAGCAGGCGTGACCGGATGGCAGGTGGGCGATCGCGTGGTGGCCAATAATTCTGCCCCCTGTGGCCAGTGTTTTTACTGTCAGCGGCAGGCTTTTTCTCTGTGTCCCCATCTGGAATTCAACAATGGCACGTTTGCCGAGTACCTAAAAATTCCCGCCAGCATTGTCCGCCAGAATCTACTGCGCATTCCAGAGTCCCTCTCCTTTGCCTTGGCAGCACTGACTGAACCCCTTGCCTGTGTTCTCCACGGTGTTGCCCGCTCTGGCTTTGACCCCGCAATGGTTGAGATGTGGCCCAGTCCACCGCAAATTGTGGTTCTAGGAGATGGTGCCATTGGCCTAATGTTTATGGGGGTTCTGGCACAGCAGGGGGCACGGGTTCTCGCCTTTGGGGGTTCCGATCAGCGGCTGGCGATCGCCCGTACCTTTGGGGCAGAGCAGACCATCAATCATCACCAGTGCAGCGATATTCCCGCCGTCGTCAAAGACTGGACGGAAGGACGTGGTGCCGATATTGTCATTGAAGCCACTGGGGTTCCCGAAGTCTGGGAAACGGCGATCGCCTGTGGTCGCCCCGGTGCCACGATTAACCTTTTTGGTGGCTGCCCTCGGGAAACCTCGATTCGTGTAGATACGGAACGCCTGCACTACGAAGAATTGACTCTCAAGGGGGTCTTTCACAACACGCCCACCTTTGTCCGCCAAGCCCTAGAGTTAATTGCCAGTGGCACGCTCCCCTTCGAGAAACTGATTAGTGGCCAAGCCCCCCTAGCGGAGATTGAGAGCGTCCTCCAAGCAATGAAGGCGCGCCAAGTGATTAAAGTAGCGCTGCACCCCTAG
- a CDS encoding CoB--CoM heterodisulfide reductase iron-sulfur subunit B family protein, translating to MSALRYAYYPGCVAQGACRELDLSTRAIAPLLNIELVELKEASCCGSGTFKENSWLLEDTVNARNIALAEQLTLPLLTHCSTCQGVIGHVDERLKTFQRDRPEYVAEINQVLTQQGCAPYQGTTEVKHLLWAIVGDVGIDELRDRVRRPLSGLRCAAFYGCYLLRAQERLPFDHPIHPTSMEQVFEALGATPVAYEGRTQCCGWPISSYATTASFAMAAQRLQSAIASGADCIVTPCPLCHLNLDARQPEIAQQVGVALNLPILHLPQLVGLALGLSPEELGLRKHVVSTRPVLAKLGL from the coding sequence ATGTCTGCTTTACGCTATGCCTACTATCCCGGTTGTGTGGCTCAAGGTGCTTGTCGGGAATTAGACCTCTCAACGCGGGCGATCGCCCCCCTGTTGAATATCGAGCTAGTGGAATTGAAGGAGGCCAGTTGTTGTGGCTCAGGCACATTTAAGGAAAATTCTTGGCTCCTAGAAGATACCGTCAATGCCCGCAACATTGCCCTTGCAGAACAGTTGACCTTGCCCCTGTTGACCCATTGCAGTACCTGTCAGGGGGTGATTGGCCATGTGGATGAACGCCTCAAAACCTTTCAGCGCGATCGCCCAGAGTACGTGGCAGAAATTAACCAAGTGTTGACGCAACAGGGCTGCGCTCCTTACCAAGGCACCACCGAAGTCAAGCATTTGCTCTGGGCCATTGTCGGGGATGTGGGCATTGACGAGTTGCGCGATCGCGTTCGTCGTCCCCTCAGCGGACTTCGCTGCGCCGCCTTTTATGGTTGCTATCTCCTGCGCGCCCAAGAGAGGCTTCCCTTTGATCACCCGATTCACCCCACCTCAATGGAGCAGGTGTTTGAGGCATTAGGCGCCACCCCTGTAGCCTATGAGGGACGCACCCAGTGCTGTGGTTGGCCCATTTCCAGCTATGCCACAACGGCCAGTTTTGCCATGGCGGCCCAACGACTCCAAAGCGCGATCGCCAGTGGTGCCGATTGCATTGTAACGCCCTGTCCCCTGTGTCACCTGAATCTCGATGCCCGTCAACCAGAGATTGCCCAGCAGGTGGGAGTTGCCCTCAATCTGCCGATTCTCCACTTGCCGCAACTGGTGGGACTAGCCCTTGGCCTCAGTCCTGAGGAACTGGGTTTAAGAAAACACGTGGTTTCAACGCGGCCAGTGTTAGCAAAACTAGGGCTTTAG
- a CDS encoding DUF3134 domain-containing protein has translation MTLYNPSLYEEPISQKNLTAAGRSDRSILEWLQQTGRLIARDGNEADPLLDSTLDDMGEIEEFVGDSLGDYDEEDDLGLEE, from the coding sequence ATGACCCTATACAACCCCTCCTTGTACGAAGAACCGATTTCCCAAAAGAACTTAACGGCTGCGGGTCGTTCGGATCGCTCCATTTTGGAATGGTTACAGCAAACGGGTCGATTAATTGCCCGCGATGGCAATGAGGCAGACCCCCTCTTGGATAGTACTCTTGACGATATGGGTGAGATTGAAGAATTTGTGGGTGACTCCTTGGGCGATTACGACGAAGAAGATGACCTAGGGCTTGAGGAATAG
- a CDS encoding MarR family transcriptional regulator yields MIDSQDASSGCGGGLNPADLLVLPDRQRSLLTLLMRQPTPLTVPELAEQLQWSAAEVSATLAEVLQLGYVTVNNDTYQVKLGRRTPRVQPKRQSPPVAAVWDKLG; encoded by the coding sequence ATGATAGACAGTCAAGACGCCAGCAGTGGTTGCGGTGGTGGTCTCAATCCCGCAGATTTACTGGTTTTGCCCGATCGCCAGCGATCGCTTTTGACACTGCTGATGCGGCAGCCAACCCCCCTCACTGTGCCAGAATTGGCTGAGCAGTTGCAGTGGTCTGCGGCAGAGGTCAGTGCTACCCTCGCAGAGGTTCTCCAACTGGGCTATGTGACAGTTAACAATGACACCTACCAAGTCAAACTCGGACGGCGAACCCCGCGCGTGCAACCCAAGCGTCAATCTCCCCCAGTGGCGGCGGTTTGGGACAAGTTGGGCTAA
- the tpiA gene encoding triose-phosphate isomerase, protein MHKTQQEAVAFLQEFLGKLVDTPSDREIVLCVPYTCLSVLSKSLHGTRVKLGAQNVHWADQGAFTGEISPPMLVELGVRYVIIGHSERRQYFGETDATVNQRLKAAQSHGLTPILCVGETKAQRDAGETENHIFQQLALDLVDVDQSNLVIAYEPIWAIGTGDTCEETEANRVIGLIRSKLQNPDVPIQYGGSVNANNIDAIMAQPEIDGVLVGGASLQPESFGRIVNYKPL, encoded by the coding sequence ATGCACAAAACCCAACAGGAGGCGGTGGCCTTCCTACAGGAGTTCCTAGGGAAATTGGTGGACACCCCCAGCGATCGCGAGATCGTGCTCTGTGTTCCCTACACCTGCTTAAGTGTATTGTCCAAGAGTCTGCACGGAACGCGGGTGAAGCTGGGTGCCCAAAATGTTCATTGGGCAGATCAAGGGGCGTTTACGGGCGAAATTTCACCACCCATGCTGGTGGAGTTAGGCGTGCGCTACGTAATTATTGGCCACAGTGAGCGGCGGCAGTATTTTGGTGAAACTGATGCCACGGTTAACCAGCGGCTCAAAGCGGCCCAAAGCCACGGCCTGACACCGATTCTCTGTGTCGGTGAAACCAAGGCCCAACGGGATGCGGGCGAAACGGAAAACCACATCTTTCAGCAGTTGGCGCTGGACTTGGTGGATGTGGATCAAAGCAATTTGGTGATTGCCTACGAACCCATTTGGGCGATCGGTACGGGCGATACCTGTGAAGAAACGGAAGCCAACCGTGTCATTGGCCTGATTCGCAGCAAGTTGCAGAATCCCGATGTCCCCATTCAGTACGGTGGCTCGGTCAATGCCAACAATATTGATGCGATCATGGCGCAGCCAGAAATTGATGGCGTCTTGGTGGGTGGCGCTAGCTTGCAGCCGGAGAGTTTTGGGCGTATTGTTAATTACAAGCCCCTTTGA
- the mltA gene encoding murein transglycosylase A: protein MAGLFPGFVQTVVILATSAIATAPTAAPLTRQSQLPPTVALDTALWQSPSERARLLQAIDHSLRYLRSDKARRDYAAYTAPGQPGAALGPNLHQRVIRSLERFRHLVQTRRSAAELQASVKREFVFYQSIGSDGQGRVDFTGYYAPTYRASLVPTAEYRYPLFRRPPNFEQWREPHPTRLELEGADGQQWRNGPLRGLELVYLRDRLEAFLVHVQGSAELQLPDGRRFTVGYAGKTNHPYTSIGQELIRDGKIAREELTLPRLMDYFKANPAELDRYLPRNASFVFFEHTQGRPPTGSLSTPVIPERSIATDKSLMPPGALAVINTKIPLKAQGQWHQIPVSRFVLDQDTGSAIRGPGRVDIFMGTGDVAKARAGLINTPGQLYYLLLRE, encoded by the coding sequence ATGGCGGGTTTGTTCCCAGGATTCGTTCAGACGGTCGTGATCCTCGCAACGAGTGCGATCGCCACAGCACCAACGGCTGCTCCCTTGACGCGCCAAAGCCAACTGCCCCCAACAGTTGCCCTGGATACGGCTCTCTGGCAATCCCCCAGTGAACGCGCGCGACTGCTGCAAGCCATTGATCATAGTTTGCGTTACCTGCGCAGCGATAAAGCCCGCCGCGACTATGCTGCCTACACCGCTCCCGGCCAACCTGGTGCCGCCCTTGGCCCCAATCTCCATCAGCGAGTGATCCGCTCCCTCGAACGCTTTCGCCATCTGGTACAAACCCGTCGCTCTGCGGCAGAACTGCAAGCATCTGTCAAACGAGAATTTGTCTTTTATCAATCCATTGGCAGCGATGGCCAAGGGCGAGTGGATTTCACGGGCTATTATGCCCCGACGTATCGTGCTAGCTTGGTGCCCACCGCAGAATACCGCTATCCCCTGTTTCGTCGCCCCCCTAATTTTGAGCAGTGGCGAGAGCCGCACCCAACTCGCTTGGAACTGGAGGGGGCGGATGGTCAGCAGTGGCGCAATGGCCCTTTGCGGGGGCTGGAGCTGGTTTATCTGCGCGATCGCCTAGAGGCCTTTCTGGTGCACGTCCAAGGCTCTGCTGAGCTGCAATTGCCTGATGGTCGCCGCTTTACCGTCGGCTACGCCGGTAAAACCAATCACCCCTACACCAGTATTGGTCAAGAACTGATTCGTGATGGCAAGATTGCCCGTGAGGAACTGACGCTACCACGCCTCATGGACTACTTTAAGGCCAACCCTGCTGAGCTAGATCGCTATTTGCCCCGCAACGCCAGCTTTGTCTTTTTTGAACACACCCAAGGGCGTCCCCCCACGGGCAGCCTCTCGACCCCAGTGATTCCAGAGCGTTCGATCGCCACCGATAAGTCCTTGATGCCCCCGGGTGCCTTAGCGGTGATCAACACGAAAATTCCCCTCAAAGCCCAAGGTCAATGGCACCAAATCCCCGTCAGCCGTTTTGTCTTGGATCAGGATACCGGCAGTGCCATTCGTGGGCCGGGTCGTGTTGATATTTTCATGGGCACGGGAGATGTAGCCAAGGCGCGGGCGGGTCTGATCAATACGCCGGGGCAGTTGTACTATTTGCTCCTGCGGGAATAG
- the mraY gene encoding phospho-N-acetylmuramoyl-pentapeptide-transferase translates to MPSTKTTAAVEPRWLTGQRLFGLLTIGLLIASIAYDTGANHWQQPLQTLTLPWLVSFAIVAVLGMAVVPLLRRLKTGQIIREDGPQSHLQKSGTPTMGGIFFVPTGLGLALLWTAFAQGKVSATVGAIALLVLGYAAIGWWDDWQVLRRKSNKGLSARLRLFLEGIGAALFCAWLVGSDPTATVVTAPWGWVWPLGIAFIPLAIFVPMAEGNALNLTDGLDGLAAGTAAIALLALGMILTAQPDLQILAVVMSGACLGFLWHNHHPARVFMGDTGSLALGALLAGIGLASHHLWELLIVSGLFFVESLSVIVQVLYYKATKGPDGVGKRLLRMAPLHHHFELGGWSELRVVSTFYGVVALLGLLCGLLQGVA, encoded by the coding sequence ATGCCCTCCACCAAAACCACGGCTGCCGTTGAACCCCGTTGGCTGACAGGACAGCGACTTTTTGGCCTTCTCACTATTGGCCTACTCATTGCGAGTATTGCCTACGATACCGGGGCAAACCACTGGCAACAGCCGTTGCAAACCCTGACACTGCCTTGGTTGGTGAGTTTTGCCATCGTTGCGGTTCTCGGCATGGCCGTGGTACCTCTGCTGCGGCGACTAAAGACAGGGCAAATTATTCGCGAAGATGGCCCGCAATCCCATCTGCAAAAATCGGGCACACCGACAATGGGGGGAATCTTTTTTGTACCGACGGGGTTAGGTCTAGCGCTCCTGTGGACGGCGTTCGCTCAGGGGAAAGTATCAGCGACCGTGGGGGCGATCGCCCTTCTTGTGCTGGGGTATGCCGCCATTGGCTGGTGGGATGACTGGCAAGTTCTGCGGCGCAAATCCAACAAAGGGTTATCGGCTCGGCTGCGGCTCTTCCTTGAGGGCATTGGCGCAGCTCTTTTTTGTGCTTGGCTGGTGGGGAGTGATCCAACGGCAACGGTAGTGACGGCTCCTTGGGGGTGGGTTTGGCCTTTGGGGATTGCCTTTATTCCCTTAGCTATTTTTGTGCCGATGGCAGAAGGGAATGCCCTCAATCTCACCGATGGTCTCGATGGTCTTGCCGCTGGCACTGCGGCGATCGCCCTTCTCGCTTTAGGAATGATTCTGACCGCCCAGCCGGATTTGCAAATTCTAGCAGTGGTCATGAGTGGTGCCTGTCTCGGTTTCCTCTGGCACAATCACCATCCGGCGCGGGTGTTTATGGGGGATACGGGTTCACTGGCCCTTGGGGCACTCCTAGCGGGCATTGGCTTGGCCAGTCACCACCTCTGGGAACTGTTGATTGTCAGTGGTCTTTTCTTTGTGGAGTCCCTCTCAGTGATTGTCCAAGTGCTCTACTACAAGGCAACCAAAGGCCCCGACGGTGTGGGCAAACGGCTGCTGCGGATGGCTCCTCTGCACCATCACTTTGAATTGGGGGGCTGGTCAGAACTGCGGGTGGTGAGTACGTTTTATGGGGTGGTTGCCCTCTTGGGACTGCTCTGTGGCCTCCTGCAAGGGGTGGCCTAA
- the metK gene encoding methionine adenosyltransferase produces MRYLFSSESVTEGHPDKICDQIADAILDALLTQDPQSRVAAEVVVNTGLVLITGEITTKAQVNYVNLARQKIREIGYTDAENGFAANSCAVIVALDEQSPDIARGVDTAQEAREHLSDAELDRVGAGDQGIMFGYACNETPEYMPLPISLAHRMARRLAAVRKTGQLPYLRPDGKTQVTVIYEDGQPVGIDTILISTQHTATIGDISDEAAVQAKIKADLWEAVVNPVFADLAIKPDDKTRFLVNPTGKFVIGGPQGDSGLTGRKLVVDTYGGYARHGGGAFSGKDPTKVDRSAAYMARYIAKNIVAAGLADKCELQISYAIGVARPMSLFVDTFGTGKLAPEQLLELIKAHFDLRPAAIIQTFGLRHLPQDRGGRFYQDVAAYGHFGRDDLDLPWEKLDKVADLQAAAAQFLSAV; encoded by the coding sequence TTGCGTTACTTATTTAGTTCGGAGTCCGTCACCGAAGGCCACCCCGATAAAATTTGCGACCAAATCGCCGATGCCATTCTGGATGCACTGCTTACCCAAGACCCCCAGAGTCGCGTTGCCGCTGAAGTTGTCGTGAATACGGGTCTGGTGCTGATTACGGGGGAAATTACCACCAAAGCACAGGTCAACTACGTCAACCTAGCACGGCAGAAAATCCGTGAAATTGGCTACACCGATGCGGAAAATGGCTTTGCCGCCAATAGCTGTGCTGTTATCGTTGCCCTTGATGAACAATCCCCCGATATTGCCCGCGGGGTGGACACTGCCCAAGAAGCACGGGAACACCTGAGTGATGCCGAATTAGATCGCGTTGGAGCGGGCGATCAGGGCATTATGTTTGGCTATGCCTGCAACGAAACCCCTGAGTATATGCCCCTGCCCATTAGCTTGGCTCACCGCATGGCGCGTCGCTTGGCGGCTGTCCGCAAAACGGGTCAACTCCCTTACCTGCGTCCCGATGGCAAAACCCAAGTCACCGTCATCTATGAAGATGGCCAGCCGGTGGGCATTGATACAATCCTAATTTCCACCCAACACACGGCCACCATTGGTGACATTAGCGACGAAGCCGCCGTTCAAGCAAAGATCAAAGCCGATCTATGGGAAGCAGTGGTCAACCCTGTCTTTGCGGATCTGGCGATCAAACCCGATGACAAGACCCGCTTTCTCGTCAATCCCACGGGCAAATTTGTCATTGGTGGCCCCCAAGGAGATTCGGGACTCACGGGACGCAAACTCGTCGTGGATACCTACGGTGGCTATGCCCGTCACGGCGGCGGTGCCTTTTCTGGGAAAGACCCCACCAAGGTGGATCGCAGTGCCGCCTACATGGCGCGTTACATTGCCAAAAACATCGTTGCCGCAGGGCTAGCCGATAAATGCGAGTTACAGATTAGCTATGCCATTGGTGTTGCTCGCCCCATGAGCCTCTTTGTGGATACCTTTGGCACGGGTAAACTAGCTCCAGAGCAATTGCTGGAGTTGATTAAAGCCCACTTTGATCTGCGCCCCGCTGCCATTATCCAAACCTTTGGCCTGCGCCACTTACCCCAAGATCGCGGTGGTCGCTTCTACCAAGATGTGGCTGCCTACGGTCACTTTGGGCGTGATGATCTCGACCTACCTTGGGAAAAACTCGATAAAGTGGCAGACTTGCAAGCCGCTGCCGCTCAGTTTCTAAGTGCAGTCTAG
- a CDS encoding MoaD/ThiS family protein: protein MAVTVLIPTPLQKLTRDQATVECQAQSIAELLEKLEQDCPGIKGRLCDENGQLRRFVNFYVNNEDIRFLNGLETPLKDGDEVSIIPAIAGG from the coding sequence ATGGCTGTTACAGTTTTGATTCCCACTCCCTTGCAAAAACTCACCCGTGATCAAGCGACGGTGGAGTGCCAAGCCCAATCGATCGCTGAGCTTCTCGAAAAGCTCGAGCAGGACTGCCCCGGCATTAAAGGGCGCCTCTGTGATGAAAATGGTCAACTGCGGCGATTTGTCAATTTCTACGTCAACAATGAGGATATTCGTTTCCTCAATGGCTTGGAAACGCCCCTCAAAGATGGCGACGAAGTCAGCATCATTCCTGCGATCGCTGGCGGCTAA
- a CDS encoding tetratricopeptide repeat protein, with amino-acid sequence MRQPLFSALTVLAAFVGLSSAAVAQPIAIATLTPPELQELQRLVPRSAEDYYNVGLMHQGTGDLAAAIDAFSQAIRLNPSADYYFARGLAYYDQGDLQRAIADFTTALRNDPQFIAAYYNRGMAYLALQNYTAAIADFDAALARDAQFVAAYYSRGMAHFDSGNVELAQRDYERARALNPAMTAQYYDRAPRPLTGGP; translated from the coding sequence ATGCGCCAACCACTCTTCAGTGCTTTGACAGTTTTAGCTGCTTTTGTTGGTCTCAGCAGTGCTGCTGTGGCACAGCCCATCGCGATCGCCACCCTCACACCCCCTGAACTTCAAGAACTGCAACGCCTTGTGCCCCGCAGTGCCGAGGACTACTACAACGTGGGGTTAATGCACCAAGGTACGGGTGATCTGGCCGCTGCCATAGATGCCTTTAGCCAAGCAATCAGACTCAACCCCAGTGCTGACTACTACTTTGCTCGCGGCCTAGCCTACTATGACCAAGGGGATCTGCAGCGGGCAATCGCGGACTTTACCACTGCACTGCGCAACGATCCCCAGTTTATTGCTGCCTACTACAACCGGGGCATGGCCTATCTTGCTCTACAAAACTACACAGCGGCGATTGCAGACTTTGATGCTGCCCTAGCGCGGGATGCGCAATTTGTTGCTGCCTACTATAGCCGCGGCATGGCGCACTTTGACAGCGGCAACGTGGAATTGGCGCAACGGGACTATGAGCGTGCTCGCGCTCTCAACCCAGCGATGACCGCCCAGTACTACGATCGCGCCCCCCGTCCCCTCACTGGTGGTCCCTAG
- a CDS encoding 5-formyltetrahydrofolate cyclo-ligase, whose translation MDKARLRQHYIEWRQHLSDRQWQDHSQRICQHLLNHPQFQQATTVLTYVPHRREPDLRSLWLLPKQWGLPRVVGQDLQWHCFDGKAEALQQGRYGIWQPPPEAPPIDPACVDLCLVPAVACDRQGYRLGYGAGFFDRLFAHPAWQHVCRWGIVFEVAVLEELPRDPWDQPLQAICTESGILEIS comes from the coding sequence ATGGATAAAGCCAGACTGCGACAACACTACATTGAATGGCGGCAGCACTTGAGCGATCGCCAGTGGCAGGATCACAGTCAGCGCATTTGCCAACACTTGCTTAATCATCCCCAGTTTCAACAGGCAACCACGGTGTTGACCTATGTGCCCCATCGCCGCGAACCCGATTTACGCTCCCTGTGGTTACTGCCAAAACAGTGGGGCTTGCCCCGTGTCGTGGGTCAGGATTTACAGTGGCATTGTTTTGATGGCAAAGCAGAGGCTCTCCAGCAAGGACGCTATGGTATTTGGCAACCGCCCCCCGAAGCGCCCCCGATTGATCCAGCGTGTGTTGATCTCTGCTTAGTGCCTGCCGTTGCCTGCGATCGCCAAGGGTACCGTCTCGGCTATGGAGCCGGTTTTTTTGATCGCCTCTTTGCCCACCCCGCTTGGCAGCATGTGTGTCGCTGGGGAATTGTCTTTGAGGTAGCGGTTTTAGAGGAATTGCCCCGTGATCCGTGGGATCAGCCACTGCAAGCGATCTGCACCGAATCAGGCATCTTGGAAATCAGCTAA
- the ureA gene encoding urease subunit gamma, translating into MQLSPQEKDKLLIFTAALVAERRKARGLKLNYPEAVAYISAAILEGAREGRTVADLMSYGTTLLSRDDVMEGVPEMLPEVQVEATFPDGTKLVTVHTPIR; encoded by the coding sequence ATGCAACTGTCCCCCCAAGAAAAAGACAAGCTCCTGATTTTTACTGCCGCGCTTGTGGCTGAACGTCGTAAAGCACGGGGTCTCAAGCTCAATTATCCCGAAGCAGTGGCCTATATTTCTGCTGCCATTTTGGAAGGGGCGCGGGAGGGACGCACGGTTGCTGATTTGATGAGCTATGGCACAACGCTGCTCAGCCGTGACGATGTCATGGAGGGGGTGCCAGAAATGCTCCCAGAAGTACAAGTGGAGGCAACATTTCCCGATGGCACGAAGCTCGTGACAGTGCATACCCCCATTCGCTGA